Proteins encoded in a region of the Triticum dicoccoides isolate Atlit2015 ecotype Zavitan chromosome 3A, WEW_v2.0, whole genome shotgun sequence genome:
- the LOC119267866 gene encoding probable U6 snRNA-associated Sm-like protein LSm4, which produces MLPLSLLKTAQGHPMLVELKNGETYNGHLVNCDTWMNIHLREVICTSKDGDKFWRMPECYIRGNTIKYLRVPDEVIDKVQEETSKSRSDRKPPGVGRGRGRGDIGTKPGGRGIGRGQDDGKGGGRGRGGIGSKGGNKGGRGRG; this is translated from the exons ATG CTTCCCCTCTCGCTCCTCAAGACCGCCCAGGGGCATCCCATG CTCGTGGAGCTCAAGAACGGCGAGACCTACAATGGGCACTTGGTGAACTGCGACACGTGGATGAACATCCACCTCCGGGAGGTTATTTGCACCTCTAAG GATGGTGATAAGTTTTGGAGGATGCCGGAGTGCTATATTCGTGGTAACACGATCAAGTATCTTCGGGTTCCTGATGAG GTGATTGACAAGGTTCAAGAGGAAACTTCTAAGAGTAGATCAG ATAGGAAGCCACCAGGTGTTGgtcgtggaagaggaagaggagataTAGGCACTAAACCTGGAGGCAGAGGCATCGGTCGTGGCCAAGATGATGGCAAAGGCGGTGGCCGTGGAAGGGGCggaattggaagtaaaggtggcAACAAAGGCG GACGTGGTCGTGGGTAA